A genome region from Macadamia integrifolia cultivar HAES 741 unplaced genomic scaffold, SCU_Mint_v3 scaffold_216A, whole genome shotgun sequence includes the following:
- the LOC122071395 gene encoding sister chromatid cohesion protein DCC1, with product MDEQPSCRGGAELVLNLEPNSSISINYDSKFGPQDDLILLEVDEKLLPDILQQRATFRGKPDEEAVLCTPSKTYAVKFVGNSNTVFLIPPTNSSILNANSDNEKEAVVGSVLKVAPGNMELVEVAPKLDELRSLLRENPYRPEDKLEMDELEMEELDKGNLGLFPWEDLVDRIQASDEELRAGLRAVSAVCIDGSWGIVDEEYMNNLLTVLLHLSVSEGWSLSALKEDEVVGMMEAHGYPSKLVLHCLEMYGSIVGEDVNEGHLWMLDEKRVCVNFARGILRGGKRKMESFMEEWMLKIPQGMRATFDMLEGEVLVERLGVETWLHAFSVSLLPSTPTERFSMLFRQRQKWEWKDLEPYIKDLRVPGLSSEGLLLKYTRRTQPTKDSEPVFTAR from the exons ATGGACGAACAACCAAGTTGCAGAGGAGGGGCAGAACTGGTGTTAAATCTGGAACCAAACTCTTCAATTTCCATCAATTATGACTCCAAATTTGGGCCTCAGGACGATCTGATCCTTCTTGAGGTCGATGAGAAGCTGCTCCCAGATATCCTCCAACAGAG ggCGACCTTTCGAGGGAAGCCTGATGAAGAAGCCGTTCTCTGTACTCCTTCAAAGACTTACGCTGTCAAGTTCGTTGGAAATTCCAACACTGTATTCCTCATACCGCCAACCAATTCGTCTATTTTGAATGCAAATTCTGATAATGAGAAGGAGGCAGTTGTTGGGTCTGTCTTAAAAGTGGCACCGGGAAACATGGAGCTAGTTGAGGTTGCTCCGAAGCTTGACGAACTCAGATCACTTCTGAGAGAGAACCCTTACAGACCAGAGGATAAGTTAGAAATGGATGAATTGGAGATGGAGGAGCTGGACAAAGGTAATTTGGGTTTGTTTCCATGGGAGGATTTGGTTGATAGGATTCAGGCTAGTGATGAGGAACTGAGAGCTGGGTTGCGAGCTGTTTCGGCTGTATGTATTGATGGGAGTTGGGGAATTGTAGATGAGGAGTACATGAACAATCTTCTGACAGTGCTTTTGCACCTTTCGGTATCAGAAGGGTGGTCTTTGAGTGCTCTTAAGGAGGATGAAGTCGTGGGCATGATGGAGGCTCATGGGTATCCAAGTAAGCTTGTGCTACATTGTTTGGAAATGTATGGAAGCATAGTTGGTGAGGATGTGAATGAAGGTCATTTATGGATGTTGGATGAGAAGCGTGTGTGTGTGAATTTTGCCAGAGGGATTCTCAGAGGTGGGAAGAGGAAGATGGAGAGTTTCATGGAGGAGTGGATGCTGAAAATCCCACAAGGGATGCGTGCTACCTTTGATATGTTGGAGGGTGAAGTTTTGGTAGAGAGGCTTGGAGTTGAGACATGGCTCCATGCCTTTAGTGTTTCTTTGCTGCCCTCTACCCCTACCGAGCGTTTTTCGATGCTTTTCAGACAAAGGCAGAAGTGGGAATGGAAGGATCTGGAGCCCTACATCAA GGACTTACGAGTACCTGGTCTTTCTTCAGAAGGTTTGCTCCTCAAGTATACTCGAAGAACACAGCCTACCAAGGATTCAGAACCTGTCTTCACTGCAAGATAA